The Erythrolamprus reginae isolate rEryReg1 chromosome 3, rEryReg1.hap1, whole genome shotgun sequence genome contains a region encoding:
- the LOC139165542 gene encoding tissue factor pathway inhibitor 2-like: MVRGPCLALLERWYYYPELRRCLRFTYGGCGGNANNFMTQRSCERACSPSAPVRPGSCPRPELFPDKRCGQFCSSDDSCPGAQRCCETGCGRQCRLPAGAIHGYCPRRSPLDHHPLLCLTGCHRDADCALAFPGRKCCRYGCHESCVVPVEEHPGKCPTMPVLQTFAPCNNTCANDLECLQEEKCCFDGCGHSCLTPETARPSPPRLPDLPRWVRLEPLPSPSPHAERRLQCHLPAKPGPCQVMQPRYFYSQTLGRCRLFLYSGCQGNGNNFRSRSECERICGRSLLDKPDPILE; encoded by the exons ATGGTCCGTGGGCCTTGCCTGGCCCTGCTGGAGCGCTGGTACTACTATCCGGAGCTGAGACGGTGCCTGAGGTTTACCTACGGTGGATGCGGAGGGAATGCCAACAACTTCATGACACAGAGGAGCTGTGAGCGGGCCTGTTCCCCTTCAG CCCCGGTTCGGCCCGGCTCCTGTCCGCGTCCTGAGCTCTTCCCAGACAAGCGTTGTGGCCAGTTCTGCTCTTCTGATGATAGCTGCCCGGGTGCCCAGCGGTGCTGCGAGACTGGCTGTGGGCGCCAGTGCCGCCTGCCTGCAGGAG CCATCCACGGCTACTGCCCCCGGCGGAGCCCCCTGGACCACCACCCGCTCCTCTGCCTGACCGGCTGCCACCGAGACGCGGACTGTGCCCTGGCCTTCCCCGGGAGGAAATGCTGCCGCTACGGCTGCCATGAGTCCTGCGTGGTGCCCGTGGAAG AGCACCCGGGCAAGTGCCCCACGATGCCCGTCCTGCAGACCTTCGCGCCCTGCAACAACACTTGTGCCAACGACCTCGAGTGCCTCCAGGAGGAGAAATGCTGCTTCGACGGCTGCGGACACTCCTGCCTGACCCCAGAGACCGCCCGGCCCTCGCCCCCTCGCCTCCCTGACCTGCCCCGCTGGGTCCGGCTGGAACCACTGCCCAGCCCCTCTCCCCATGCAGAGCGTCGTTTGCAATGCCACCTGCCTGCCAAGCCGGGACCCTGCCAGGTGATGCAGCCGCGCTACTTCTACAGCCAGACCCTCGGCCGCTGCCGGCTCTTCCTGTACAGCGGCTGCCAGGGCAACGGCAACAATTTCCGCAGCAGGAGCGAGTGCGAGAGAATCTGCGGCAGGAGCCTGCTGGATAAGCCAG ACCCCATCTTGGAATGA